From the genome of Coleofasciculus chthonoplastes PCC 7420:
TAGTCTTGGGGCATTGAGTCGTACTGAATATAAGAGCCTGTTGGTAGTTAGCGAAATCTATCGTCAGCAAGAATGGATGTACAATAATAAAGTTCATAGAATTGAGCATAGAATAGTAAATGTGAGTCAAGCCCATATCCGTCCAATAGTTAGAGGCAAAGCGGGAGTTGCCGTAGAATTTGGAGCTAAAATATCGGCAAGTGTAAGAGATGGATACGTATTTTTAGACCGTATCAGTTGGGATAACTTTAATGAATCTGTCGATTTAAAAGCTCAAATAGAAGCTTATTATAACTACACAGGATTCTATCCAGAATCCGTTCATGTAGATAAAATCTATCGCAGTCGAGCCAATCGATCCTTCTGTAAAGAAAAAGGAATTAGAATCAGTGGCCCTCCCTTAGGAAGACCGAAAGCCAATGTCAGTCAAGAATTAAAGAAACAAGCTCAAGAAGACGAGAGAATTCGCAATAATATTGAAGGAAAATTTGGCATATCAAAACGTAGATATAGCCTAAGTCGCGTCATGGCTAAACTACCTCATACGTCCGAAACAGCTATTGCCATTACTTTCCTCGTCATGAATCTGTCTGCCCTGCTCAGGCAGGTTTTTTGTCTTTTTTATATATATTCCACAATCAAGTCTTTTTCGGCGTCAATTCATTATTAAACCTTATAATTAAGCGAATCGTTAACAACAATAACTTAAGTTCGCTGTCGTATTATATAACTACTTAATCCATCAGTTGTGTTTCTTCGACTTATTCAGCAGACCCTAAATAGATTGTGGCAATGGTTGGTTCTCCCGTACATAAGGTGATAAATTTTCCTTATATGTGTAGCGATTGGCTTGATTTGAAGAAAACCTAGCTTAATCGCTTAATTAGTTGGGTTCATTCATAGTTACCGATGAATCCTTCATGGAGGTGAATGAAGGATTTTAGATCGTCTAGAGAGATAGCGGCAAAGGTAAACTTAGGCATGGCACTGAGATAACTTGATAGATAAAAACATACAAAATAGCGAGCGAGACGCTCGCACTACAACCATTCCCTGTTAAGAGTTCCCTATCCTCACCACAATCCTTATTCAGCAACCCTTAATTACCCTAAACCCAACTCACGTTTGAGTAAATTAATCGATTTTGTGCCAATATAATTTTCACTGCAAACCAGCTTAGGCGGACGGATCAGATCATCCCTGGCGTCTAGAATTGCCCGTTTAACGGCATCATAACTGGCTTGATCGCTAATAATTGTTCGCGCACTACGGACTAAGGCATTAAGTTTATATTTATCATTAACCTGAGCGGTAATCAGGAGTAAATCATCCCCACGCAAACTGTGGATAATCACATCTACAATCCGTAGAATACCCCCACTCAAACTTACACAGCCCAGACAGCTATCTTTGGGGAGAGTTTTAACAATTTCGATTTCTTCTCCGTAATCGTGGATATCCACCGGAATCACCCGCACAGATTTGGGCGCGGCGATCGCTTCGGCTTTTTGGATAAAATAGCGGCTGGTGACGACTGTACCGGAATTGGTGCGTTCTAGGGTTTGCTCTAATTCTTCTAAGGGGACTAACTGGACGGGAATTCCCAGGGCGGATTCCAATTCTTGCACCATTAACTCCCCTGCGCCCATATCTCGTGACTCTACGGTAACCAGCACTCTAGCACTACAGCGCAACCGCCAGTCAATTTCGGCTAAAAAGAGTTCGCGGGCTTCATTGAGGGAACATCCTTGCGAGAGTAATTCGTCCAGACTCTGCTGAACAATGCTGGATGCTTGTGGATATTGCTTGAGGATCGGAGATTGGCGCTGAGTGCCACCTTCATGACCCTGGGCTTTGACATAAATCCCTGATCCAGCGATGGATGCAACCAGTCCTGTTTCTTCAAGCTGGCGGTACACTTTACTGATTGTATTCCGATGCAACCCCGTCTCCATGGCTAACTGACGGGTACTGGGCAATTTATGTCCCGGTGGATATTGACGAGAGGCGATCGCAAACTGAATTTGGTCGAATAGCTGCTTTGAAGCAGGGATTTCGCTATCGGGCTGGATATGATGCTGAACCATTATAAAGTCTCCCAAGCACTTGCTCTTCAATAGACACAAGAGTATAACGTACAGTTGAAGATCGGATGGTGGGTGGCTGACCCTCTAGTCCTGACCTAGGCATTTCTCTAAGCATGTATCATTTGGCGGTTTATACCAGAATACCCTCTTGACTAAGCTCTTGTACATTTAAATAGCCGCTCCTGAGCAAAAACAAAACAGGTAATCTGTTAGCTTAATGATATGTGTTTATTAAATAGTCTAGTTTGATCGGCTTACAAAGTGCAACAGAATTTTTGTTTGTTTAAATCAGTAGATTGAAAACTAAAATCCTATTCTGGTTTGTCCAAATCATTAGAGGGTGGCTTACCCCCAGAAATAGACAATAAATCCTTGAAAAATAATAAGTAAACCAATAGAATTATAATAATCCGTAAATAATTTGCTGAATTGGGGGGACGTGAGCGTTACAATTAAGCAGAAGTTTGACCGTTGACCAGAAGGTCAAAAGCCATAGCAGCGAGGACTGCGATAGATCGACGAACAACAGCATGAACCTGAATTATGACGGCTAGAGAAATCAAAAGCGATTGGGTGAAGATTACAAACGGCTCTCTACAAATAGACGCTTACTTAGCGATGCCCGTGGGAGAGAAGTCTTTACCAGGGGTGGTCGTGTTGCAGGAAATTTTTGGCGTGAATGACCATATCCGAGACGTGACTCAGCGGATTGCCAAAGAGGGATATGTCGCGATCGCACCCGCCCTCTATCAACGCCAAGCCCCCGGTTTTGAAACGGGATACACAGAAGCTGACCTGAAAATCGGTAAGGAGTATAAGGCGCAAACGAAGGCGGAGGAACTGCTGGGTGACATCCAAGCGGCGATTGACTACTTACGGGGGCAAACACCCGTTAAATCGAATGCGATCGGCTGTATCGGCTTCTGTTTTGGGGGTCATGTCGCCTATCTAGCGGCAACCTTACCCGACATCAAAGCCACAGCCTCCTTCTATGGTGCAGGAATTGCCACGATGACGCCAGGAGGAGATGAACCAACGATTACCCGCACTCAGGATATTACGGGAACCATCCATCTCTTCTTTGGTTTGGACGATGCTAGCATCCCGGCTGAACAAGTTAACCAGATTGAAGCTGAACTGAAAAAGCAGCAAATTTCCCACCAGATCTTTCGCTATGAGGGCGCTGATCATGGATTTTTCTGCGATCAACGTGCTAGCTATAACCCACAAGCGGCAAAAGATGCTTGGGAAAAAGTGAAGACGCTATTTCAGCAGGAACTGTAGTTATTCGTCATCAATTATTTGTCATCAATAACTTCAAATGGCAAATAATAAATGATACATCGATTTTTTCAACACTTAATACTCATGACTTCAGAATCAACCCGTTCTCAAACCAGCAAAACTGCCTTTTCCATGGAAGATTTTGCCAAAGCCCTAGAAGAGTATGACTATGAATTTAGTCAAGGGCAGGTGGTGCGAGGCAAAGTGCATAGCTACGAGATGGAAGGCGTTTATGTCGATATTGGCGGGAAATCCTTGGCGTATGTTCCGGGAGGGGAAGTGTCAGTAGCACCCGTAGAAGATTGGTCAGAGGTGCTGCCATTGCAGGAAGAGTTAGAGTTTCTGATTATTCGGGAACAGAATGCTGAAGGTCAGATAACTCTATCACGGCGTCAGTTGGAAATCAATAAGATTTGGGATCAATTGGCGCAAGTGCAAGACAGTGGCAAGTCGCTACAGGTGCAGGTGACTGGCGTGAATAAAGGTGGTGTGACGATAGATTGGCAGGGATTGCGAGGATTTATTCCGCGATCGCACCTGAATCAACGGGGGAATTTAGAGTCGTTGATTGGTCAAAGTTTAACCGTTAGCATCCTGGAAGCCGATCGCGATCGCAGCAAGTTAGTCTTTTCCCAACGGGAAGCCACTCGCGCTGCAAGTTTCTCGATGCTAGAGGTTGGACAGTTAGTGGAAGGTACTGTCTCCAATATCAGAC
Proteins encoded in this window:
- a CDS encoding GntR family transcriptional regulator — protein: MVQHHIQPDSEIPASKQLFDQIQFAIASRQYPPGHKLPSTRQLAMETGLHRNTISKVYRQLEETGLVASIAGSGIYVKAQGHEGGTQRQSPILKQYPQASSIVQQSLDELLSQGCSLNEARELFLAEIDWRLRCSARVLVTVESRDMGAGELMVQELESALGIPVQLVPLEELEQTLERTNSGTVVTSRYFIQKAEAIAAPKSVRVIPVDIHDYGEEIEIVKTLPKDSCLGCVSLSGGILRIVDVIIHSLRGDDLLLITAQVNDKYKLNALVRSARTIISDQASYDAVKRAILDARDDLIRPPKLVCSENYIGTKSINLLKRELGLG
- a CDS encoding dienelactone hydrolase family protein encodes the protein MTAREIKSDWVKITNGSLQIDAYLAMPVGEKSLPGVVVLQEIFGVNDHIRDVTQRIAKEGYVAIAPALYQRQAPGFETGYTEADLKIGKEYKAQTKAEELLGDIQAAIDYLRGQTPVKSNAIGCIGFCFGGHVAYLAATLPDIKATASFYGAGIATMTPGGDEPTITRTQDITGTIHLFFGLDDASIPAEQVNQIEAELKKQQISHQIFRYEGADHGFFCDQRASYNPQAAKDAWEKVKTLFQQEL
- a CDS encoding S1 RNA-binding domain-containing protein, which translates into the protein MTSESTRSQTSKTAFSMEDFAKALEEYDYEFSQGQVVRGKVHSYEMEGVYVDIGGKSLAYVPGGEVSVAPVEDWSEVLPLQEELEFLIIREQNAEGQITLSRRQLEINKIWDQLAQVQDSGKSLQVQVTGVNKGGVTIDWQGLRGFIPRSHLNQRGNLESLIGQSLTVSILEADRDRSKLVFSQREATRAASFSMLEVGQLVEGTVSNIRPFGVFVELEGITGLLHIKQVSQNMVESLTDMFEVGQSIKAIVIDLDEGTNRVSLSTKVLENYPGEMVHKMADVMESAEARSERARAKMI